One stretch of Burkholderia sp. NRF60-BP8 DNA includes these proteins:
- a CDS encoding pilus assembly protein TadG-related protein produces MNSAARYPKVARRSLHRQRGAVAIIVGLSLAVMIGFVGLALDLGKLYVTRSELQNSADACALSAARDLTTAISLSVAEADGIAAGHLNFVFFQKKSVQMSTNANVTFSDSLSDPFLAKNAVTKPSNIKYVQCTATLSNIAHWFIEVLNVLPGTKLANAAEVSASAIATVGGGQTTCAIPVFVCRGPSDPAYKVGDWISSPSGSSSTYGPGNFGWAALDGSTSETTLASELSGNTCNITSPPDLSTTGLKSASQRAWNTRFGIYTNGANGSSGQPDFTGYAYVGPNYGPPGTAGIKGDAYTQFVADRASFKSYQGDGAPPSGSGIATNGTATASNYTTYGGDRRLALAPEGDCSTLKGNSGKVHVTQWDCVLMLDPLPFSAGSGTVVAHLEYLGSSVSGNNPCATHGLPGSGSASGTQVPMLVQ; encoded by the coding sequence ATGAACAGCGCAGCCCGCTATCCGAAAGTCGCGCGTCGCAGCCTGCACCGCCAGCGCGGTGCCGTCGCGATCATCGTCGGCCTTTCGCTGGCGGTGATGATCGGATTCGTCGGGCTCGCGCTGGATCTCGGCAAGCTGTACGTCACGCGCAGCGAACTGCAGAACAGTGCCGATGCCTGCGCGCTGTCCGCCGCGCGCGACCTGACGACGGCGATCAGCCTGTCGGTGGCCGAAGCCGACGGCATCGCGGCCGGCCACCTGAATTTCGTGTTTTTCCAGAAGAAGTCGGTGCAGATGTCGACGAACGCGAACGTCACGTTCAGCGATTCGCTGAGCGACCCGTTCCTGGCCAAGAATGCGGTCACGAAGCCGTCGAACATCAAGTATGTGCAGTGCACCGCGACGCTGAGCAACATCGCCCACTGGTTCATCGAAGTGCTGAACGTGCTGCCGGGCACGAAGCTCGCGAATGCGGCGGAAGTGTCGGCGAGCGCGATCGCGACCGTCGGCGGCGGGCAGACGACCTGTGCGATTCCCGTGTTCGTGTGCCGTGGCCCGTCCGATCCGGCCTACAAGGTCGGCGACTGGATCTCGTCGCCGTCCGGGTCGTCGTCGACCTACGGGCCCGGCAATTTCGGCTGGGCGGCGCTCGACGGGTCGACGAGCGAGACGACGCTCGCGAGCGAGCTGTCGGGCAATACCTGCAACATCACGAGCCCGCCGGACCTGAGCACCACCGGCCTGAAGTCGGCGTCGCAGCGCGCGTGGAATACGCGTTTCGGCATCTATACGAACGGCGCGAACGGCTCGAGCGGCCAGCCGGACTTCACCGGCTACGCCTATGTCGGGCCGAACTACGGGCCGCCGGGAACGGCGGGCATCAAGGGTGACGCGTACACGCAGTTCGTGGCCGACCGCGCGAGCTTCAAGTCGTACCAGGGCGACGGCGCACCGCCGTCGGGCAGCGGCATCGCGACCAACGGCACGGCGACGGCGAGCAACTACACGACGTACGGCGGCGACCGGCGCCTCGCGCTCGCGCCGGAAGGCGACTGTTCGACGCTGAAGGGCAACAGCGGCAAGGTCCACGTCACGCAATGGGATTGCGTGCTGATGCTCGATCCGCTTCCGTTCAGCGCCGGCAGCGGCACGGTCGTCGCGCATCTCGAATACCTCGGCTCGTCGGTCTCCGGCAACAACCCGTGCGCGACGCACGGCTTGCCGGGCAGCGGCAGCGCGTCGGGCACCCAGGTGCCGATGCTCGTTCAATAG
- a CDS encoding TadE/TadG family type IV pilus assembly protein: protein MKKLPIRRSRTRGAVAVEFALVLMPMILLATGVAEFGRAIYQYETLTKATRDAARYLSVWLPTDSAYPVSQAQCLVVYGSTTCGTSGTELVPGLTTSMVTICDAQRTTGCSDASDPAQFANLPTYDADNNTASGTATGAINVVEVKISGYKYQPIPAYPALPSITFGNIVTVMRQVS from the coding sequence ATGAAGAAGCTGCCGATTCGTCGTTCGCGCACCCGGGGCGCCGTCGCCGTCGAGTTCGCGCTCGTGCTGATGCCGATGATTCTGCTGGCGACCGGCGTGGCCGAGTTCGGCCGGGCGATCTACCAGTACGAGACGCTGACCAAGGCGACCCGCGATGCGGCGCGCTACCTGTCGGTCTGGTTGCCGACCGACAGCGCGTATCCGGTGTCGCAGGCGCAGTGTCTGGTCGTGTACGGCAGCACGACGTGCGGTACGTCGGGCACCGAGCTGGTGCCGGGGCTCACGACGTCGATGGTCACGATCTGCGACGCCCAGCGCACGACCGGCTGCAGCGATGCGTCCGACCCGGCGCAGTTCGCGAACCTGCCGACCTACGACGCGGACAACAACACGGCAAGCGGGACGGCCACGGGCGCGATCAACGTCGTCGAAGTGAAGATCAGCGGCTACAAGTACCAGCCGATTCCCGCGTATCCGGCGCTGCCGTCGATCACCTTCGGCAACATCGTCACCGTGATGAGGCAGGTGTCATGA
- a CDS encoding type II secretion system F family protein translates to MQNLSVVQAVMLGGLFIVVAGGVLVAMLLFAPRGIQRRIQQAGGAGAGAVAGPGQGDDMASRWVAKLVELSTPISKLSVPKEGWENSPLRIRLMNAGWRNQSAAALYFTAKTMLALGLPCAALLALITTPLGDERALLSVILVALAGIGYYIPNVVLSQRAKVRQQKIFEDFPDALDLLTVCVEAGLGLDAALMKVSEELRFRSEVVASELDLLLLEMRSGFTKETALRNLALRTGVEDIESFCAMLIQADRFGTSIGESLRVLSDMLRTRRRMRAEERAAKIALKLLFPLIFCIFPALMMVLLGPAMIHVYRVLLPTFVGIAQ, encoded by the coding sequence ATGCAAAACCTGAGCGTGGTCCAGGCCGTGATGCTGGGCGGCTTGTTCATCGTCGTGGCCGGCGGCGTGCTCGTCGCGATGCTGCTGTTCGCGCCGCGCGGCATCCAGCGCCGGATCCAGCAGGCCGGCGGGGCCGGGGCGGGTGCCGTCGCCGGCCCGGGTCAGGGCGACGACATGGCGTCGCGCTGGGTCGCGAAGCTGGTCGAGCTGTCCACCCCGATCTCGAAGCTGTCGGTGCCGAAGGAGGGGTGGGAGAATTCGCCGCTGCGCATCCGGCTGATGAACGCCGGCTGGCGCAACCAGAGCGCGGCCGCGCTGTATTTCACCGCGAAGACGATGCTCGCGCTCGGCCTGCCGTGCGCGGCGCTGCTGGCGCTGATCACGACGCCGCTCGGCGACGAGCGTGCGCTGCTGTCGGTGATCCTCGTGGCGCTCGCCGGCATCGGCTACTACATCCCGAACGTCGTGCTGTCGCAACGGGCCAAGGTGCGCCAGCAGAAGATCTTCGAGGATTTCCCGGACGCGCTCGACCTGTTGACGGTGTGCGTCGAGGCGGGACTCGGGCTCGACGCAGCCCTGATGAAAGTGAGCGAGGAGCTGCGGTTTCGCAGCGAGGTGGTCGCGAGCGAGCTCGACCTGCTGCTGCTCGAGATGCGCTCCGGCTTCACGAAGGAGACGGCGCTGCGCAATCTCGCGCTGCGCACCGGCGTGGAGGACATCGAATCGTTCTGCGCGATGCTGATCCAGGCCGACCGGTTCGGCACGAGCATCGGCGAATCGCTGCGCGTGCTGTCGGACATGCTGCGCACGCGGCGCCGGATGCGCGCGGAGGAACGCGCGGCGAAGATCGCGCTGAAGCTGCTGTTCCCGCTGATTTTCTGCATCTTCCCCGCGCTGATGATGGTGCTGCTCGGCCCGGCGATGATTCACGTCTATCGCGTGCTGCTGCCGACGTTCGTCGGCATCGCGCAGTGA
- a CDS encoding TadE/TadG family type IV pilus assembly protein has product MNARQFPRSRRRAQRGAAIVEFALIAMVLIVLLIGIFEFGRVLFYWNTASEAVRLGARTAVVCDVNAAGVVKRVRSLLPLLSNANVSVNYTPSSCDINTCSFVTVSVTNVTVKTMIPFVNITVTMPPFTTTLPRESLNSATGGSACN; this is encoded by the coding sequence ATGAACGCGCGCCAATTTCCGCGGTCGCGCCGGCGCGCGCAGCGCGGCGCGGCGATCGTCGAGTTCGCCCTCATCGCGATGGTGCTGATCGTGCTGCTGATCGGCATCTTCGAATTCGGCCGCGTGCTGTTCTACTGGAACACCGCGAGCGAAGCCGTGCGCCTCGGCGCACGCACGGCGGTGGTCTGCGACGTGAACGCCGCGGGCGTCGTGAAGCGCGTGCGATCGCTGCTGCCGCTGCTGTCGAACGCGAACGTCTCGGTCAACTACACGCCGTCGAGTTGCGACATCAACACGTGCTCGTTCGTGACGGTGAGCGTCACGAACGTCACCGTCAAGACCATGATTCCGTTCGTGAACATCACGGTCACGATGCCGCCGTTCACGACGACGCTGCCGCGCGAAAGCCTGAACTCCGCGACGGGCGGCTCCGCCTGCAACTGA
- a CDS encoding xanthine dehydrogenase family protein molybdopterin-binding subunit, with product MRIRTFGRPASADTAHRDAPPATGADAPMLGRRGFLKLTMAASGCLALGIAPTRAAAQAGTTSPASPPQAFLIIAPDNTVTVAVNRTESGQGVSTALPMALADELDADWRNVRTVLAPAGEPYKDPVTGIQMTAGSTSVNHSFAQYRELGASARAMLVAAAAQRWNVDPATCRTANGVVTSGSYRATYGELAPAAMAMPVPQRVPLKSPDQFRLIGKPTPRVDARAMLDGTLKYGMDWRLPDTMVAVVARPPRFGGKVASYDAAAARAVKGVVEVVEIPTDRGGTGVAVIANGYWPAKLGRDALKVTWKDAGSTVTSAEQMQAYKQLAGTPGTVVRTADAGSAPPAATRIQKDYEFPYLAHAAMEPLSCTVDVGPANCACGIKIWGGSSLQTADRAAVAKALGVAPEKVQIFTLTTGGDYGRRSTPTSDYVVEAARVSSAYLAAGHLGPVKTIWTREDDLRGGYYRPMVLHRVDIGVDGSGAVRDWQHVVVGQSVLKGSPLERTAMLRRGTDPSLTDGVANSPYGFPMQVSVHQTDVDVPVQSWRSGGHTHTAFVMETLVDELAHAARQDPVAYRMARLAGPEHAPYRQALALAVDKSGYGTRTLPAGHAWGVAMHETAGSVVAYVTEVSIEAQQPRVHRVTAGVYAGRIVNPTGAEAQIQGGALFGLATTKPGFAIDVDHGAVRNAGFADYPPVRMQEAPPVDVFFVPSDAQPTGLSDAGVPPIAPAVANGAFVLTGERMRALPFAPMLVASAAPAMPEAPAAAADEDPYGDLPAGGCRIPHKVKRAALKPRSDQSHAGVGQAPAVPKFLRPKRRAGIPCIEDLKKGTV from the coding sequence ATGCGTATCCGCACTTTCGGGCGCCCGGCAAGCGCCGACACCGCCCATCGCGACGCGCCGCCCGCCACTGGAGCCGATGCTCCGATGCTCGGCCGGCGCGGCTTCCTGAAGCTGACGATGGCGGCGAGCGGCTGCCTCGCGCTCGGCATCGCGCCGACGCGCGCCGCGGCGCAAGCGGGCACGACCTCGCCGGCTTCGCCACCGCAAGCATTCCTGATCATTGCACCGGACAACACCGTGACCGTCGCCGTCAACCGGACGGAATCCGGCCAGGGCGTCAGCACCGCGCTGCCGATGGCGCTGGCCGACGAGCTCGACGCCGACTGGCGCAACGTGCGCACCGTGCTCGCGCCGGCCGGCGAGCCGTACAAGGATCCGGTGACGGGCATCCAGATGACGGCCGGCTCGACGTCGGTCAATCACTCGTTCGCGCAATACCGCGAACTCGGCGCGTCCGCCCGCGCGATGCTCGTCGCCGCGGCCGCGCAGCGCTGGAACGTCGATCCCGCCACGTGCCGGACCGCGAATGGCGTCGTGACGTCCGGCAGCTACCGCGCGACCTACGGCGAGCTCGCACCGGCCGCGATGGCGATGCCGGTCCCGCAGCGGGTGCCGTTGAAGTCGCCGGACCAGTTCCGCCTGATCGGCAAGCCGACACCGCGCGTCGACGCGCGCGCGATGCTCGACGGCACGCTCAAATACGGGATGGACTGGCGCCTGCCGGACACGATGGTGGCCGTGGTCGCGCGCCCGCCGCGCTTCGGCGGCAAGGTCGCGAGCTACGACGCGGCGGCGGCCCGGGCCGTCAAGGGCGTGGTCGAGGTCGTCGAGATCCCGACCGATCGCGGCGGCACCGGCGTGGCCGTGATCGCGAACGGCTACTGGCCGGCCAAGCTCGGCCGCGATGCGCTGAAGGTGACGTGGAAGGACGCCGGCTCGACCGTCACGTCCGCCGAACAGATGCAGGCGTACAAGCAGCTCGCCGGCACGCCGGGGACCGTGGTGCGCACGGCCGATGCCGGCAGCGCGCCGCCGGCGGCGACGCGGATCCAGAAGGACTACGAATTTCCGTATCTGGCGCATGCGGCGATGGAACCGCTCAGCTGCACGGTCGACGTCGGGCCGGCGAACTGCGCGTGCGGGATCAAGATCTGGGGCGGCTCGTCGCTGCAGACCGCCGACCGCGCGGCCGTCGCGAAGGCGCTCGGCGTCGCGCCGGAGAAAGTCCAGATCTTTACGCTGACGACGGGCGGCGACTACGGCCGGCGCTCGACGCCCACGTCGGACTACGTGGTCGAGGCCGCCCGCGTGTCGTCCGCGTACCTCGCCGCCGGCCATCTCGGCCCGGTCAAGACGATCTGGACGCGCGAGGACGATCTGCGCGGCGGCTATTACCGCCCGATGGTGCTGCATCGCGTCGACATCGGCGTCGACGGGAGCGGCGCCGTGCGCGACTGGCAGCACGTCGTCGTCGGCCAGTCGGTGCTGAAGGGCTCGCCGCTCGAGCGCACGGCGATGCTCCGGCGCGGCACCGATCCCAGCCTGACCGACGGCGTCGCGAACAGCCCGTACGGCTTCCCGATGCAGGTATCGGTCCATCAGACCGATGTCGACGTGCCGGTCCAGTCGTGGCGCTCGGGCGGCCATACGCATACGGCGTTCGTGATGGAAACGCTGGTCGACGAACTCGCGCACGCGGCGCGCCAGGACCCGGTCGCGTACCGGATGGCGCGGCTGGCCGGCCCCGAGCACGCGCCGTATCGCCAGGCGCTCGCGCTGGCCGTCGACAAGTCCGGCTACGGCACGCGCACGCTGCCGGCCGGGCACGCATGGGGCGTCGCGATGCACGAAACGGCCGGCTCGGTCGTCGCGTACGTGACGGAGGTGTCGATCGAGGCGCAGCAGCCGCGCGTGCATCGCGTGACGGCAGGCGTGTATGCGGGCCGCATCGTCAACCCGACCGGTGCGGAAGCGCAGATCCAGGGCGGCGCGCTGTTCGGTCTCGCGACGACGAAGCCGGGTTTCGCGATCGACGTCGACCATGGCGCGGTGCGCAACGCCGGTTTCGCCGACTATCCGCCCGTGCGCATGCAGGAAGCGCCGCCGGTGGACGTCTTCTTCGTGCCGTCGGACGCCCAGCCGACCGGGTTGAGCGACGCCGGCGTACCGCCGATCGCGCCGGCGGTGGCCAACGGTGCGTTCGTGCTGACCGGCGAACGGATGCGTGCGTTGCCGTTCGCGCCGATGCTGGTCGCATCGGCCGCGCCCGCGATGCCGGAGGCGCCCGCAGCGGCGGCCGACGAGGATCCGTACGGCGACCTGCCGGCCGGCGGTTGCCGGATTCCGCACAAGGTCAAGCGGGCCGCGTTGAAGCCCAGGAGCGACCAAAGCCACGCAGGCGTCGGCCAGGCACCCGCCGTGCCGAAATTCCTGCGGCCGAAACGGCGCGCCGGGATTCCGTGCATCGAGGATCTGAAGAAAGGCACGGTGTGA
- a CDS encoding type II secretion system F family protein, translating to MNAIFYGFVILTFVAVVLSIEGVYQWWNARHGAAARRIESRIRAMSAGGNVQQERLSILKKRMLDESKPFDRLLLRVPRVHALDLVIQQSGLDWTLPKLITLGATFAALAWFVASFARLPQLAAVPIALFAGWMPMMYVLRCRARRLRKLERQLPEICDMIARALRSGHSFTSTLGMVGDEFSEPMGGEFRVTFDEVNYGVSLHDALMNLATRVPVQDLRYFVIAVLIQRETGGNLAELLDSIAGLIRERFKLFDKVRVLSAEGRLSAWILGLLPFGTAAVMALLNREFLSVLWEDPAGIRMVGTMLVSMLFGLFWIRRIVRIRV from the coding sequence ATGAATGCGATCTTTTACGGTTTTGTGATTCTCACCTTCGTCGCGGTCGTGCTGTCGATCGAAGGCGTCTATCAATGGTGGAACGCGCGGCACGGCGCCGCCGCGCGCCGGATCGAATCGCGCATCCGCGCGATGTCGGCCGGCGGCAACGTCCAGCAGGAGCGGCTGTCGATCCTGAAGAAGCGGATGCTCGACGAGTCGAAACCGTTCGACCGGCTGCTGCTGCGCGTGCCGCGCGTGCACGCGCTCGATCTCGTGATCCAGCAGTCGGGCCTCGACTGGACGCTGCCGAAGCTGATCACGCTCGGCGCGACGTTCGCGGCGCTCGCATGGTTCGTGGCGAGCTTCGCGCGGTTGCCGCAACTTGCCGCGGTGCCGATCGCGCTGTTCGCAGGGTGGATGCCGATGATGTACGTGCTGCGCTGCCGCGCGCGCCGGCTGCGCAAGCTCGAGCGGCAGTTGCCGGAGATCTGCGACATGATCGCGCGCGCGCTGCGCTCCGGGCATTCGTTCACGAGCACGCTCGGGATGGTCGGCGACGAGTTTTCCGAGCCGATGGGCGGCGAGTTCCGCGTCACGTTCGACGAGGTCAACTACGGCGTGTCGCTGCACGACGCGCTGATGAATCTCGCGACGCGCGTACCGGTGCAGGATCTGCGCTACTTCGTGATCGCGGTGCTGATCCAGCGCGAGACGGGCGGCAACCTGGCCGAGCTGCTCGACAGCATCGCCGGGCTGATCCGCGAGCGTTTCAAGCTGTTCGACAAGGTGCGCGTGCTGTCGGCGGAAGGGCGGCTGTCGGCTTGGATTCTCGGGCTCTTGCCGTTCGGCACCGCGGCGGTGATGGCGCTGCTGAACCGCGAGTTCCTGTCGGTGCTCTGGGAGGATCCGGCCGGGATCCGGATGGTCGGCACGATGCTGGTGTCGATGCTGTTCGGCCTGTTCTGGATCCGTCGTATCGTCCGTATTCGCGTCTGA
- a CDS encoding (2Fe-2S)-binding protein has product MVTLNINNRPAEIDADPSTPVLWVLRDNLGLTGTKFGCGTGDCGACTVHVDGRPARSCTLALSAVGSARITTSEHLADDAVGKAVLDAWIRHDVAQCGYCQSGQMMSAAGLLRGNKAPTDADIDRAMAGNLCRCATYQRIRAAIHDAAHALA; this is encoded by the coding sequence ATGGTGACGTTGAACATCAACAACCGGCCGGCCGAGATCGACGCCGATCCGTCGACACCGGTGCTCTGGGTGCTGCGCGACAACCTCGGGCTGACCGGCACCAAGTTCGGATGCGGCACCGGCGACTGCGGCGCCTGCACCGTTCACGTCGACGGCCGCCCGGCCCGAAGCTGCACGCTCGCGCTGTCGGCGGTCGGCAGCGCGCGCATCACGACGTCCGAACATCTCGCCGACGATGCGGTCGGCAAGGCCGTCCTCGACGCATGGATCCGGCACGACGTCGCGCAATGCGGCTACTGCCAGAGCGGCCAGATGATGAGTGCGGCCGGCCTGCTGCGCGGCAACAAGGCGCCGACCGATGCCGACATCGATCGCGCGATGGCCGGCAACCTGTGCCGTTGCGCGACCTACCAGCGCATCCGCGCCGCGATTCACGATGCGGCTCACGCGCTCGCCTGA
- a CDS encoding CpaF family protein translates to MSLREQMSLHRAQPMAAGGEPAGPAHSSVRDAYQKLRREIHLAVLERVELERLSRLHQDQVRMEIGALIARILDEERLPANDIERRQLAIDVYDEMFGFGPLEALLRDPGISDILVNTCRQVYVERCGQLELTDVTFYDDAHLMKVIEKIVSRVGRRIDESSPMVDARLPDGSRVNAIIPPSAIDGPLMSIRRFAVNPLKMDDLVRFHSLTPPMAELLDALARAKVNVLVSGGTGSGKTTLLNILSGFIPRNERIVTIEDAAELQLQQPHVLRLETRPPNIEGKGEITQRTLVRNALRMRPDRIILGEVRGAEALDMLNAMNTGHEGSLATIHANTPRDALTRLENMVSVSGLTLPPKTMRQQIASAISVVVQAARLTDGKRKIVSIQELTGMEGDIINMQEIFTFKRTGVDRDGSVRGHFCATGVRPKFVERLQAFGIDLPDSLYDPSVRYETD, encoded by the coding sequence ATGTCATTGCGCGAACAGATGTCCTTGCACCGGGCCCAGCCGATGGCGGCGGGCGGCGAGCCGGCCGGCCCGGCCCATTCGTCGGTGCGCGACGCATACCAGAAGCTGCGCCGCGAAATTCACCTGGCCGTGCTCGAGCGCGTGGAGCTCGAGCGCCTGTCGCGACTGCATCAGGACCAGGTCCGCATGGAAATCGGCGCGCTGATCGCGCGCATCCTCGACGAGGAACGGCTGCCCGCGAACGACATCGAGCGGCGGCAGCTCGCGATCGACGTGTACGACGAGATGTTCGGCTTCGGCCCGCTCGAAGCGCTGCTGCGCGACCCCGGCATTTCCGACATCCTCGTGAACACCTGCCGGCAAGTCTACGTCGAGCGCTGCGGGCAGCTCGAACTGACGGACGTGACGTTCTACGACGACGCGCACCTGATGAAGGTGATCGAGAAGATCGTGTCGCGCGTCGGCCGCCGTATCGACGAATCGAGCCCGATGGTCGACGCGCGGCTGCCGGACGGCTCGCGCGTGAACGCGATCATCCCGCCGTCCGCGATCGACGGGCCGCTGATGTCGATCCGGCGCTTCGCGGTCAACCCGCTGAAGATGGACGACCTGGTGCGCTTCCACAGCCTGACGCCGCCGATGGCCGAACTGCTCGACGCGCTGGCGCGCGCGAAGGTGAACGTGCTGGTGTCGGGCGGCACCGGCAGCGGCAAGACGACGCTGCTCAACATCCTGTCCGGCTTCATTCCGCGCAACGAGCGGATCGTGACGATCGAGGACGCCGCCGAGCTGCAACTGCAGCAGCCGCACGTACTGCGGCTCGAAACACGGCCGCCGAACATCGAAGGCAAGGGCGAGATCACGCAGCGCACGCTGGTGCGCAACGCGCTGCGGATGCGCCCGGACCGGATCATCCTCGGCGAAGTGCGCGGCGCCGAAGCGCTCGACATGCTCAACGCGATGAACACCGGCCACGAAGGATCGCTCGCGACGATCCACGCGAACACGCCGCGCGATGCGCTGACGCGGCTCGAGAACATGGTCAGCGTGTCCGGCCTGACGCTGCCGCCGAAGACGATGCGCCAGCAGATCGCATCGGCGATCTCGGTAGTCGTGCAGGCGGCGCGGCTCACGGACGGCAAGCGCAAGATCGTCAGCATCCAGGAACTGACCGGGATGGAAGGCGACATCATCAACATGCAGGAGATCTTCACGTTCAAGCGCACGGGCGTGGACCGCGACGGGTCGGTGCGCGGCCACTTCTGCGCGACCGGCGTGCGGCCGAAGTTCGTCGAGCGGCTGCAGGCGTTCGGCATCGACCTGCCGGATTCGCTGTACGACCCGTCCGTGCGTTACGAGACGGACTGA
- a CDS encoding AAA family ATPase translates to MINILVASDDTARLSQIARLVADSGRYRTTRATGRPSQIEHRTDGLDAFDVLLIDGTSLDPFELAAIERICRAHASLTCILVTADASPHVLLDAMRAGARDVLQWPLDLQALGNALERAAAQSTRRDTDDTRIVSFMSCKGGAGTSFAAGNVAFEIAEGFKRRVLLIDVNQQFADAAFLVSDETPPSTLPQLCAQIERLDSAFLDASVAHVTENFHVLAGAGDPVKAAEVREDALEWILGVAAPRYDFVIFDVGVGINPLSMVALDRSDQIQIVLQPAMPHVRAGRRLLEILVSLGYSTDQLRLIVNRATRASERTRTALEEVLGLHAACTIPDDADTVLEAINQGHPVSRLARGSAVARALQGYAKQLVDGEVRAGRSATRTEPLMSRLFGRKATPKLKSM, encoded by the coding sequence ATGATCAATATCCTCGTCGCTTCCGACGATACCGCGCGGCTTTCGCAGATCGCGCGGCTCGTGGCCGACAGCGGACGCTATCGCACGACGCGCGCCACCGGCCGCCCGTCGCAGATCGAACATCGCACCGACGGGCTCGACGCGTTCGACGTCCTGCTGATCGACGGCACGTCGCTCGACCCGTTCGAGCTGGCGGCGATCGAGCGCATCTGCCGCGCGCACGCGAGCCTGACCTGCATCCTCGTGACGGCCGACGCATCGCCGCACGTGCTGCTCGACGCGATGCGCGCCGGCGCGCGCGACGTGCTGCAGTGGCCGCTCGATTTGCAGGCGCTCGGCAACGCGCTCGAACGGGCGGCCGCGCAAAGCACGCGGCGCGATACCGACGACACGCGGATCGTGTCGTTCATGTCGTGCAAGGGCGGGGCCGGCACGAGCTTCGCGGCCGGCAACGTCGCGTTCGAGATCGCCGAGGGCTTCAAGCGCCGCGTGCTGCTGATCGACGTGAACCAGCAGTTCGCCGACGCGGCGTTCCTCGTCAGCGACGAAACCCCGCCGTCGACGCTACCGCAGCTGTGCGCGCAGATCGAGCGGCTCGACAGCGCGTTTCTCGACGCGAGCGTCGCGCACGTGACGGAAAATTTTCACGTGCTGGCCGGCGCCGGCGACCCGGTCAAGGCCGCCGAGGTGCGCGAGGACGCGCTCGAATGGATTCTCGGGGTCGCCGCGCCGCGCTACGACTTCGTGATCTTCGACGTCGGCGTCGGCATCAACCCGCTGTCGATGGTCGCGCTCGATCGCAGCGACCAGATCCAGATCGTGCTGCAGCCCGCGATGCCGCACGTGCGCGCCGGCCGCCGGCTGCTGGAGATCCTCGTGTCGCTCGGCTATTCGACCGACCAGTTGCGGCTGATCGTGAACCGCGCGACGCGCGCGAGCGAGCGGACCCGCACCGCGCTCGAGGAAGTGCTCGGCCTGCATGCGGCCTGCACGATTCCCGACGACGCCGACACCGTGCTCGAAGCGATCAACCAGGGCCACCCGGTGTCGCGGCTCGCGCGCGGTTCGGCGGTCGCACGGGCATTGCAGGGCTATGCGAAGCAACTCGTCGACGGCGAAGTGCGCGCGGGACGCAGCGCGACGCGCACCGAACCGTTGATGTCCCGGTTGTTCGGCCGCAAGGCCACGCCGAAGCTCAAGTCGATGTAA